In one window of Oncorhynchus kisutch isolate 150728-3 linkage group LG16, Okis_V2, whole genome shotgun sequence DNA:
- the LOC109906202 gene encoding zinc finger protein RFP-like, translated as MHHRGHTACPSRYLRHPMYRKAKKIIKDSFPALCSPLATKDWSGTRVQSEVCVGIIRAVSELEETLAKEIEKLVDTELKRIPKYSVDLTLDPDTANPWLQLSEDGRRVQHLGAWQDLPDVPERFDTVVIVLGCEGFSTGRHYWEVQVGDKDDWYLGVAKASVNRKGRIAISSSQGYWALAMKKGQEYKASTTPPLPLTLDPKPKRVGVYVDCDEGQVSFYNVRERSHIYTFMEDSFKEKLFPFYLYCCDKQSDTMVICPANEKTQIKQC; from the exons atgcatcaccgggggcacactgcctgcccttcaAGATACCTGCGGCACCCGAtgtacaggaaggccaaaaagattatcaaggac AGTTTCCCAGCCCTGTGCAGCCCTCTAGCCACTAAGGACTGGTCTGGGACCAGGGTTCAATCTGAAGTGTGTGTTGGGATCATCAGAGCAGTGTCAGAACTGGAAGAAACACTGGctaaagaaattgagaaactgGTGGACACTG AGCTGAAGAGAATTCCAAAATACTCAG TTGACCTGACACTTGACCCGGACACAGCCAACCCGTGGCTCCAGCTCTCAGAGGACGGTCGACGGGTACAACACCTCGGGGCGTGGCAGGACCTTCCGGATGTCCCAGAGCGTTTTGATACAGTTGTCATCGTCCTGGGCTGCGAGGGCTTCAGCACCGGGCGGCACTACTGGGAGGTTCAGGTGGGAGACAAAGATGACTGGTACCTAGGCGTGGCCAAGGCGTCGGTCAACAGGAAGGGCCGGATCGCCATCAGCTCCTCCCAGGGCTACTGGGCGCTGGCCATGAAGAAAGGTCAGGAGTATAAGGCCTCCACGACCCCGCCGTTACCGCTGACCCTTGACCCCAAGCCGAAGAGGGTCGGGGTGTACGTGGACTGTGACGAGGGCCAGGTGTCATTTTACAATGTGAGGGAGAGGAGTCATATCTATACGTTCATGGAGGACAGCTTTAAGGAAAAGTTGTTTCCCTTTTATTTGTACTGTTGTGATAAACAGTCGGATACCATGGTAATCTGTCCGGCCAATGAGAAGACTCAGATCAAGCAATGCTGA
- the LOC109906343 gene encoding zinc finger protein RFP-like — protein MSSLNVDSSLLPEEQFLCSICLNVFTDPVTTPCGHTFCKACISGHWDNSEICQCLKCQKRFYVRPEVSTNDVIKEISVHIKRKLDIPECLVAPWEVACDVCSTIKLKALKSCLVCLTSYCEIHLEPHQRVVNLKRHKLIDPVENLEDRMCKKHERGLELFCRTDQTCVCVLCTETDHKCHNTVSIEEEGVKQKAELVSTKAEVQKMIQDRHAKMEEIKRSVVLSKKSTEKEVEDSEKLFTELLRSIKKRRTKLVKVIEERQKAAERRAEGLTQQLEQEITELQKRSTELEQLSHTEDHLHLLQSLPPLRTPPSTKKWSRVSVHTDLCVGTLRRALSQIEENIRGELKVLTEIELTRMREFKDEVTLDPNTANRWLQLSEDGTQIKYAKTAQRVSDNPKRFDYYSAVLGEKGFNSGRHYWEVQVGVSGRWEVGIAMRAVNRKKAVKKNPEHGFFLLSKSGYLGYEAGSSPSTTLNLNPIPRRVGVYVDYEKGQVSFYDVLANLHLYSFLGLSFTGKLYPYFYLYSMKKKSESLVIYIDWTKVYEDHLRRLANAAK, from the exons ATGTCATCATTGAATGTTGACAGCAGCCTTCTACCAGAAGAGCAGTTCCTGTGCTCTATCTGCCTGAATGTGTTCACTGATCCAGTTACCACTCCTTGTGGCCACACCTTCTGCAAAGCCTGTattagtggacactgggataaCAGTGAGATATGCCAGTGTCTAAAATGTCAGAAACGATTCTATGTGAGACCAGAGGTCTCCACCAACGATGTGATAAAGGAGATCTCAGTGCATATCAAGAGAAAACTTGATATACCAGAATGCTTAGTTGCTCCTTGGGAGGTGGCTTGTGATGTTTGTTCCACAATAAAGCTCAAGGCCCTGAAGTCCTGCCTGGTGTGTCTGACTTCCTACTGTGAGATTCACCTGGAGCCTCATCAGAGAGTGGTGAATCTGAAGAGACACAAGCTGATCGACCCTGTGGAGAACCTGGAGGACAGGATGTGTAAGAAGCACGAAAGAGGCCTGGAGCTCTTCTGTAGGACTGAtcagacatgtgtgtgtgttttgtgtactgAGACTGACCACAAGTGTCACAATACTGTATCCATTGAAGAGGAGGGAGTCAAACAAAAG GCTGAGCTTGTGTCCACTAAGGCAGAGGTGCAGAAAATGATTCAGGACAGACATGCAAAGATGGAGGAGATCAAACGCTCAGTGGTGCTCAGCAAA AAAAGTACTGAGAAAGAAGTGGAGGACAGTGAAAAGCTTTTCACTGAACTGTTACGGTCTATAAAAAAAAGGAGAACTAAGCTTGTCAAGGTAATAGAGGAGAGGCAAAAAGCAGCGGAGAGGAGAGCTGAAGGGCTCACCCAACAGTTGGAGCAGGAAATCACTGAGCTACAGAAGAGAAGCACTGAGCTGGAGCAGCTCTCACACACTGaggaccacctccacctcctacag AGTTTGCCGCCCCTTCGCACCCCTCCGTCTACTAAGAAATGGTCCAGGGTGAGTGTTCACACTGATCTGTGTGTGGGGACTTTGAGAAGAGCCTTGTCTCAAATTGAGGAAAACATAAGAGGAGAACTAAAAGTTCTTACAGAAATAG AACTCACAAGAATGCGAGAGTTCAAAG ATGAAGTCACTCTGGACCCCAACACTGCAAATCGTTGGCTACAGCTCTCTGAAGACGGAACACAAATAAAGTACGCCAAAACAGCCCAGAGGGTGTCTGACAATCCAAAGAGGTTTGACTACTACTCAGCGGTCTTAGGAGAGAAGGGCTTCAACTCTGGACGCCATTACTGGGAGGTCCAGGTGGGCGTGAGTGGGAGGTGGGAGGTCGGCATTGCCATGAGGGCCGTCAACCGGAAGAAGGCGGTGAAAAAGAATCCCGAACACGGCTTCTTTCTTCTGTCAAAGAGCGGATACTTGGGGTATGAGGCTGGTTCTTCACCCTCTACCACCCTCAATCTGAACCCCATACCGAGAAGAGTCGGTGTGTATGTTGATTATGAGAAAGGGCAGGTGTCTTTTTATGATGTGCTGGCAAACTTACACCTCTACTCATTCCTTGGCCTGTCCTTCACCGGGAAACTTTACCCTTACTTTTACCTCTACAGCATGAAAAAGAAGTCTGAGTCGCTGGTCATTTACATCGATTGGACAAAGGTGTACGAAGACCATTTGAGGAGACTCGCTAATGCCGCAAAGTGA
- the LOC116354064 gene encoding E3 ubiquitin-protein ligase TRIM31-like has protein sequence MACISQVRYHRLDNVPNVNSVTEHCNVKCDSAWCSLPAVAYLAGNNGHLAEEQVHCSICLDVFTNPVSIPCGHNFCRCCILDYWKTTALFQCPMCKKTFKRPDISINTVLREIAEQFKDIRVINAERLQQQELKEERELQKKMEERSRRRKRWSRKLRMNSRIWFKSSRNFFRSRG, from the coding sequence ATGGCCTGCATCTCACAGGTCAGATATCACAGGTTGGACAACGTTCCCAATGTCAATAGTGTCACAGAACACTGCAATGTAAAGTGTGACAGTGCATGGTGTTCTTTGCCAGCAGTGGCTTACCTTGCAGGAAATAATGGACATCTGGCGGAGGAGCAGGTCCATTGTTCCATCTGTCTGGACGTGTTCACCAACCCTGTCTCCATCCCCTGTGGACACAACTTCTGCCGCTGCTGCATCCTAGACTACTGGAAGACCACCGCCCTGTTCCAATGCCCCATGTGCAAGAAGACCTTCAAGAGGCCCGACATTAGCATCAACACCGTCCTGAGGGAGATTGCAGAGCAAttcaaggacatcagggttattAATGCAGAGCGTCTCCAACAGCAGGAGCTGAAAGAGGAACGTGAGCTACAAAAGAAGATGGAGGaaaggagcaggaggagaaaaAGATGGAGCAGGAAACTGAGAATGAACAGCAGGATCTGGTTCAAAAGCAGCAGAAACTTCTTCAGGAGCCGAGGCTGA
- the LOC109906337 gene encoding nuclear factor 7, ovary isoform X1 — protein MQSVRSPGRGGTLSEESFQCSICLEVFVEPVSTPCGHSFCKACLQGYWDHSKKFQCPMCKKSYTRRPELSINRVLAEISSQFQGLDVGVTSPNTKAGAVAGSLAVGHGFHGESPAAEGGEFARAGEVPCDACIGRKMRALKSCLNCPGSYCDAHLRHHKKVKSLTSHRLVEPMHRLDEKICKKHERLLEVYCRNDHGCVCISCAEASHKTHEIVSVDREWKKKMSHLGKWRSELKHLIKERAKKLEEINQSIRVIKSTSQRELEDSWQVYAELQRLVEQSQAELVELIATRQREAERHAQDLARGLEDELSQLRKRSGELDALAQNQDKVIFLQSLPTLAPLPEPSNWSGVSVNTELYLGTIQSSVSTLVDRFQEELKSLYGKELRQLQNYATEVYLDPGTAQRNLVLSEDGRQVIYEERKHNQSEGTRRFSPALFVLAREGLSFGRHYWEVEVGRKTAWTVGVMRASARRKGEIKLSPDGGYWCLWLKSGEVKALASTRQPLQLTSHPQKIGIFLDYEGGQLLFYDVKARTHLFTFVDTFSESLYPIFSPCLNQDGKNMAPLIISAVKHS, from the exons ATGCAGA GTGTGAGATCCCCAGGGAGGGGGGGCACCTTATCAGAGGAGTCATTCCAATGTTCTATCTGTCTGGAGGTCTTCGTAGAGCCTGTCTCGACCCCCTGCGGACACAGCTTCTGCAAGGCCTGTCTTCAG GGCTACTGGGATCACAGCAAGAAGTTCCAGTGCCCCATGTGTAAGAAGAGCTACACCCGGAGGCCGGAGCTCAGCATAAACCGTGTCCTCGCCGAGATTTCTTCCCAGTTCCAGGGGCTCGATGTGGGGGTGACTTCACCGAACACGAAGGCGGGTGCGGTGGCTGGGTCTCTGGCGGTGGGACATGGGTTTCACGGAGAGTCACCTGCGGCGGAGGGTGGAGAGTTCGCCCGGGCGGGCGAGGTGCCATGTGATGCATGCATTGGGAGGAAGATGAGGGCATTGAAGTCTTGTCTCAACTGTCCCGGGTCATACTGCGACGCACATCTCCGACATCACAA GAAGGTGAAGTCTCTGACATCCCACCGCCTGGTTGAGCCCATGCACCGCCTGGATGAGAAGATCTGTAAGAAGCACGAGCGCCTGCTGGAGGTCTACTGTCGTAACGACCATGGCTGCGTCTGCATCTCCTGCGCAGAAGCCTCACACAAGACCCACGAGATCGTCTCCGTCGACCGTGAGTGGAAGAAGAAGATG AGTCATCTGGGCAAGTGGAGGTCGGAGCTTAAACACCTAATCAAGGAGCGGGCCAAGAAGTTGGAGGAGATCAACCAGTCCATACGGGTCATAAAA AGCACTTCCCAGAGGGAGTTGGAGGACAGCTGGCAGGTGTATGCAGAGCTGCAGCGTCTAGTGGAGCAGAGCCAGGCTGAGCTGGTGGAGCTGATCGCTACGAGACAGCGTGAGGCGGAGAGGCATGCCCAGGATCTGGCCAGAGGTCTGGAGGATGAACTGAGCCAGCTCCGGAAGAGGAGCGGAGAGCTGGACGCCCTGGCACAGAACCAGGATAAAGTCATCTTCCTCCAG AGCCTGCCCACCCTGGCGCCCCTCCCAGAGCCCAGTAATTGGTCAGGCGTGAGTGTGAACACAGAACTCTACCTAGGAACCATCCAATCATCCGTAAGCACCCTTGTCGACAGGTTCCAGGAAGAACTGAAGAGTCTGTATGGAAAAG AGCTCAGGCAGCTGCAGAACTATGCAA ctGAAGTGTACCTAGACCCAGGCACTGCCCAGAGGAACCTGGTCCTGTCAGAGGACGGTCGCCAGGTGATATACGAGGAACGGAAGCACAACCAGTCGGAAGGCACTCGGCGCTTCAGCCCTGCACTCTTTGTGCTCGCTCGCGAGGGCCTCTCCTTTGGACGCCATTACTGGGAGGTTGAGGTGGGCCGCAAGACTGCCTGGACTGTGGGTGTGATGCGGGCATCGGCCCGCCGGAAAGGAGAGATAAAGCTGAGCCCTGACGGAGG GTACTGGTGCCTGTGGCTGAAGAGTGGGGAGGTCAAGGCTCTGGCATCCACTCGACAGCCCCTCCAGCTGACCTCTCACCCCCAGAAGATTGGCATCTTCCTTGACTATGAAGGTGGCCAGTTGTTGTTCTACGACGTCAAGGCGCGCACGCACCTCTTCACGTTCGTGGATACTTTCAGTGAGAGTTTGTATCCGATATTCAGTCCCTGTCTCAACCAGGATGGAAAGAACATGGCCCCGCTCATCATCAGTGCTGTGAAACATAGCTGA